One part of the Acetoanaerobium sticklandii genome encodes these proteins:
- a CDS encoding SIS domain-containing protein translates to MLKFDEKNELNSVNGALAIRLELEKIVDEICNEGYKNICWLGIGGTYASCLQAEVHMKEYSALNFFVENAAEYIHTGNKKVGKGTIVIISSVTGSTSEMVDGVIKAKNAGAKVIGFVDYPDTKLAKLSDYLISYPKNEQLKFFMTADRFMYNAGEFDEYYELYHELDEHLAQCLVQVEKSADELGELIAKKHMNDKIHYFVGAGNQYGATYSYAMCYWEEQHWIRTKSIHSAEFFHGMFEIIDRDTAVTVFIGEDSQRKLSERVANFLPRICANYNIIDTKDYELKGISEKFRGHLSHLLMRVITSRIDVHLEKLNCHPMEIRRYYRQLDY, encoded by the coding sequence ATGCTAAAATTTGACGAGAAAAACGAGTTAAACAGTGTAAATGGAGCTTTGGCAATTAGATTAGAACTTGAGAAAATAGTTGATGAAATATGTAATGAAGGATATAAGAATATATGCTGGCTAGGAATAGGCGGAACCTATGCATCTTGTTTACAAGCTGAGGTACATATGAAAGAGTATTCCGCCTTAAACTTTTTTGTTGAAAATGCTGCTGAGTATATTCATACAGGTAATAAAAAAGTTGGTAAAGGTACCATTGTAATTATATCTTCTGTAACTGGAAGCACATCAGAAATGGTTGATGGAGTGATTAAAGCCAAGAATGCAGGTGCAAAAGTGATAGGGTTTGTTGATTATCCTGATACTAAACTTGCTAAATTGTCTGACTATCTGATTTCATATCCTAAAAATGAACAGCTTAAATTTTTTATGACTGCTGATAGATTTATGTATAATGCTGGCGAATTTGATGAGTATTATGAACTCTATCATGAGCTCGATGAACATCTGGCGCAATGCCTAGTTCAAGTGGAAAAATCAGCTGATGAGCTAGGTGAACTCATAGCTAAAAAGCATATGAATGATAAAATACATTATTTTGTAGGTGCTGGTAATCAGTATGGGGCAACTTATTCATACGCAATGTGCTATTGGGAAGAACAGCACTGGATAAGAACAAAATCCATTCATAGTGCAGAATTTTTTCACGGTATGTTTGAAATAATAGACAGAGATACAGCAGTTACAGTATTTATAGGCGAAGACTCTCAAAGAAAACTCAGTGAAAGAGTTGCGAACTTTTTGCCAAGAATTTGTGCTAATTACAATATTATTGATACAAAAGATTATGAATTAAAAGGGATTAGTGAAAAATTTAGAGGTCATCTATCTCATCTTCTGATGAGAGTAATAACTTCAAGAATAGATGTCCATTTAGAAAAATTAAACTGTCATCCTATGGAAATTAGAAGATATTACAGACAACTTGATTATTAA
- the frlD gene encoding fructoselysine 6-kinase: MNKKIYIATVGDNCIDLYDNTGEFFPGGNPVNVAVYIKRMQGNSSYTGVVGTDKFGRFMVDSLSKKGVDISHLKVLPGNTAVTHVEIKNGDRILGDYDEGVMADFKLSNKDIDFLCSHDLVVSGIWGMIESDLYKLKAKNVPIAFDFADKINHQISRIALPWVDYAFFSDDFSKDEDIKNAMKNIKKIGPKIVIFTRGTKGSIAYDGNNFFEFGIFDCKVIDSMGAGDSYIAGFLMSLLNGVSIEGCMKNGALSSSITLGYKGAW; this comes from the coding sequence ATGAATAAAAAGATATACATTGCTACTGTAGGTGATAACTGTATTGATTTGTATGATAATACAGGAGAATTTTTTCCTGGAGGAAATCCAGTTAATGTTGCAGTATATATAAAAAGAATGCAAGGTAATTCTTCCTATACAGGTGTTGTTGGTACTGATAAGTTTGGAAGGTTCATGGTTGATTCTCTCTCAAAAAAAGGGGTAGATATATCTCATTTAAAAGTACTTCCTGGAAATACCGCTGTTACTCATGTAGAAATAAAAAATGGTGATAGAATACTGGGTGATTATGACGAAGGAGTAATGGCTGATTTCAAATTATCAAACAAAGATATTGACTTTTTATGTAGTCATGATTTAGTTGTGTCAGGTATATGGGGAATGATTGAATCAGATTTATATAAGCTTAAAGCAAAAAACGTACCCATAGCTTTCGATTTTGCAGATAAAATCAACCATCAAATATCTAGAATAGCACTGCCATGGGTTGATTATGCTTTTTTTTCTGACGATTTTAGCAAAGATGAGGATATAAAGAATGCAATGAAAAATATTAAAAAAATTGGTCCTAAAATAGTCATCTTTACAAGGGGAACTAAAGGAAGCATTGCATATGATGGAAACAATTTTTTCGAATTTGGGATCTTTGATTGTAAAGTTATAGACAGTATGGGAGCGGGAGACAGTTATATCGCTGGTTTTCTTATGAGTCTTCTAAACGGCGTGTCTATAGAAGGTTGCATGAAAAACGGAGCGCTTAGCAGTAGTATTACTTTAGGTTACAAAGGCGCTTGGTGA
- a CDS encoding MFS transporter, whose protein sequence is MKLTIQEKSWILYDCGNSAYSMAVTTSLLPIVFGMFDNVSSSMDLGYFNSIASIIIAILSPILGTIADYKDTKKRFFIFFALLGLLTTTSLAFVSPENGNWQILVLFYILSAIGFSGANVFYDSFLVDVTLDERMDKVSTRGYAFGYIASIIPFGISLGFIYFLGMDKVIGYQLGFIITSLWWGLLTLPIIKNVHQLHFINPEPRPVQNSFIRLKSTFINIKKYKTVAIFLIAYFFYIDGVDTIIKMVVPYATSILGSDSLDTFTLLGILLVIQIIAFPCAIIYGNLAKKYSARLMIIIGIITYIISCISAFYITYTWHIFVLGALIGSAQGGIQALSRSYYAKIIPKQNSNEFFGFYNIFGKFSAIIGPAVMAFSTTLTGNARYSILSIIPLFIIGLLVLITLPKEHIVRDIV, encoded by the coding sequence ATGAAGCTAACTATACAAGAGAAATCATGGATACTGTATGATTGTGGTAACTCTGCTTATTCTATGGCGGTTACTACATCCCTTTTACCTATAGTTTTTGGTATGTTTGATAATGTTAGTAGCAGTATGGATTTAGGTTATTTCAATTCAATTGCAAGCATAATTATTGCTATTCTTAGTCCTATACTTGGGACAATAGCCGATTACAAGGATACAAAGAAACGATTTTTTATTTTCTTTGCATTATTGGGTCTGCTCACTACAACTTCTCTAGCATTTGTATCTCCCGAGAATGGAAACTGGCAGATTTTAGTATTATTTTATATTTTGTCTGCTATTGGATTTTCTGGTGCAAATGTTTTTTATGATTCGTTTTTAGTCGATGTTACTTTAGATGAACGTATGGATAAAGTGTCGACAAGAGGCTATGCATTTGGTTATATAGCTAGTATTATACCTTTTGGAATTAGTCTTGGTTTTATATATTTTTTAGGAATGGACAAAGTAATTGGTTATCAGCTAGGCTTTATAATTACCTCTTTATGGTGGGGACTACTAACATTACCCATTATAAAAAACGTACATCAGCTTCATTTCATAAATCCAGAACCAAGACCAGTTCAAAATAGTTTTATCAGACTTAAATCAACATTTATCAATATCAAGAAATACAAAACTGTTGCTATTTTTTTAATAGCATACTTTTTTTACATAGATGGAGTTGATACAATCATTAAAATGGTAGTACCTTATGCTACATCTATTTTAGGGAGTGACTCACTCGACACCTTTACTCTACTTGGAATATTACTAGTAATCCAAATTATAGCATTTCCATGTGCTATAATTTACGGTAACCTAGCAAAGAAATATTCTGCTAGATTAATGATAATCATAGGTATAATAACTTATATTATTTCCTGTATTTCAGCATTTTATATTACTTATACATGGCATATTTTCGTACTTGGAGCATTAATAGGTTCTGCTCAAGGTGGAATCCAAGCTCTAAGTAGATCTTATTACGCAAAAATTATCCCTAAGCAAAATTCCAATGAATTCTTTGGATTTTATAATATTTTTGGAAAATTTTCTGCAATAATAGGACCAGCCGTAATGGCATTTTCAACTACACTTACTGGTAATGCTAGGTATAGTATTCTATCTATTATTCCTCTGTTCATTATTGGTTTGTTAGTTCTTATAACTTTACCTAAAGAGCATATAGTAAGAGATATCGTATAG
- a CDS encoding alkaline phosphatase family protein yields MEDFSSKRAKHVIVISYDAFSEDNWDFASSLPNLSLLISKGVYSNDLISIYPSLTYVVHSTLVTGVYPDRHEIVHNNPFQPFISEKNQEWFWYRKDINATTIYDAAKEANLTTSAILWPVTGKAKIDYNLPEVVAINGENQAFKILKNGSPFFCAKLSLKYGKVLDGVNQPNLDDFSTLCAVDTIKSKKPNLLLLHLIDLDDTKHNFGTKGTEVNNAMLRMDKRLGSIIKAVDEAGIKKDTAFMVIGDHGHIDIQYKVHLNNILKEMGLIYEDRKTMKWRAYFQCNGGSAYLHIKKDDQEAERLTLNKIKEILSVGKYGIEDLYDRTDLDKLHIHKSIKYMVEAKRGYCFDESISNTTIEDLESQRKKYSTHGYRENKDNYKCNLLISGEMIKNNTSLENLAMVDIAPTIARLLGISFPNCDGKPIEI; encoded by the coding sequence ATGGAAGATTTTAGTTCTAAGCGAGCAAAGCATGTTATTGTAATTTCTTATGATGCTTTTTCTGAAGATAATTGGGATTTTGCCAGTTCACTTCCAAATTTATCACTATTAATATCAAAAGGAGTTTATTCAAATGATTTAATTAGCATTTATCCTAGTTTAACATATGTAGTACATTCTACATTAGTAACTGGAGTATATCCTGATAGACATGAAATTGTACACAACAATCCTTTTCAGCCATTTATCTCCGAAAAAAATCAGGAGTGGTTTTGGTATAGAAAAGATATCAATGCTACGACTATCTATGATGCTGCGAAAGAAGCAAATTTAACTACATCCGCAATATTGTGGCCTGTAACTGGCAAAGCTAAGATAGATTATAATTTACCTGAAGTAGTTGCAATAAACGGTGAAAATCAAGCTTTTAAAATTTTAAAAAATGGAAGCCCATTTTTCTGTGCAAAACTCAGCCTAAAGTATGGAAAAGTTTTGGATGGAGTAAATCAGCCAAATTTAGATGATTTTTCGACTTTGTGTGCAGTCGATACAATAAAATCGAAAAAACCTAATCTACTTTTACTTCACCTTATCGATTTAGATGATACTAAGCATAACTTCGGTACAAAAGGAACCGAAGTTAATAATGCAATGCTGCGTATGGATAAAAGGTTAGGGAGCATTATAAAAGCAGTAGATGAAGCTGGAATTAAAAAAGACACCGCTTTTATGGTTATTGGCGACCATGGCCATATTGATATTCAATATAAAGTGCATCTAAACAATATATTGAAAGAAATGGGTCTAATCTATGAGGATCGGAAAACCATGAAATGGAGAGCATATTTTCAATGCAATGGCGGCTCAGCTTATCTCCATATCAAAAAAGACGATCAAGAAGCAGAAAGGCTAACTTTAAATAAAATAAAAGAGATTTTATCAGTTGGAAAATACGGTATTGAAGATTTATACGATAGAACTGACTTAGATAAGCTTCATATTCATAAAAGTATTAAATATATGGTTGAAGCAAAACGAGGATATTGCTTTGATGAATCAATATCTAATACAACTATTGAAGACTTAGAGTCACAAAGAAAAAAATATTCTACTCATGGCTATAGAGAAAATAAAGATAATTATAAATGCAACTTGTTAATATCAGGGGAAATGATTAAAAATAATACTTCCTTAGAAAATCTAGCTATGGTTGATATAGCGCCAACTATAGCTAGATTGCTAGGAATTAGCTTTCCTAATTGCGATGGAAAACCAATAGAAATTTAG